In Desertifilum tharense IPPAS B-1220, a single window of DNA contains:
- the dapB gene encoding 4-hydroxy-tetrahydrodipicolinate reductase, which translates to MASQSPIPVIVNGAGGKMGREVIKAVMQAEDMTLLGAVDRNPAYNGEDIGEIIGIGAVEVPVLDQLESMLAFAAQEKKPVAMVDFTHPDSVYDNVRSAIAYGISPVVGTTGLSETQLQELAEFADKASMGCLIIPNFSIGMVLLQQAAIQASKYFDHVEIIELHHNQKADAPSGTAIQTAQLLAEMGKTYNPPQVEETEKLAGARGSLADEGIRIHSIRLPGLIAHQEVIFGAAGQVYTLRHDTSDRACYMPGVLLAIRKVLQLKALVYGLEKIL; encoded by the coding sequence ATGGCAAGTCAATCTCCCATTCCGGTGATTGTCAACGGTGCAGGCGGTAAAATGGGACGCGAGGTGATTAAGGCGGTGATGCAGGCGGAGGATATGACCCTGCTCGGAGCCGTCGATCGCAATCCCGCCTATAATGGCGAAGATATTGGGGAAATTATTGGTATTGGGGCCGTTGAAGTCCCGGTGTTAGACCAGTTAGAATCAATGCTAGCGTTTGCAGCCCAGGAGAAAAAGCCTGTGGCGATGGTGGATTTTACTCACCCCGATTCGGTGTACGATAATGTCAGAAGCGCGATCGCCTACGGGATTAGTCCAGTGGTGGGGACGACGGGGTTAAGCGAAACGCAGTTGCAAGAGTTAGCAGAATTTGCCGATAAAGCTAGTATGGGATGCTTAATTATCCCCAATTTTTCGATTGGGATGGTACTCTTGCAGCAGGCGGCGATTCAAGCGTCCAAGTATTTCGATCACGTTGAAATTATTGAACTGCACCATAACCAAAAAGCGGATGCGCCTAGCGGTACGGCGATTCAAACCGCTCAACTCTTAGCAGAAATGGGGAAAACTTACAACCCCCCCCAGGTAGAGGAAACGGAAAAGTTAGCAGGTGCTAGAGGCAGTTTAGCCGATGAAGGAATTCGGATTCACAGCATTCGCTTACCTGGGTTAATTGCTCACCAAGAGGTGATTTTCGGCGCGGCCGGACAGGTTTATACTTTAAGACATGATACGAGCGATCGCGCTTGTTATATGCCGGGAGTGCTGCTAGCCATCCGCAAGGTCTTACAACTCAAAGCTTTAGTTTATGGGTTGGAGAAGATTTTGTAA
- a CDS encoding N-acetylglucosamine kinase, translated as MAYILGLDGGGTKTVCLLMDDRDRLLSRGVGEGSNYHNVGVEAAKGAIAQAIRCCITAYTPERLRIGAIALGLAGVGRAADRLVIVEIVAQLQQDASLPILWDILPENMIITHDAAIALVGGLGSPVGIVAIAGTGSLIFGQNQLGETRRVWGWGARVGDPGSAYSIAVSGLKAVLKARDGLGEATQLETLFQEALQLENSDDLLRVLYQNYQDPSAIAALAPLIDLAAINGDAIAISILQAAIQDFFKATLIVKAQLFSLEKVVSVVTIGSVWQGKAGIRQQFIAQLQQQTPSIQVVEPCHEAAYGAGLLALASLGKKSDRSLRNCPD; from the coding sequence ATGGCATATATTCTAGGGCTTGACGGTGGGGGAACGAAGACGGTTTGTTTGTTAATGGACGATCGCGATCGCCTTCTCAGTCGTGGAGTAGGGGAAGGGTCAAACTATCATAATGTAGGGGTGGAAGCGGCTAAAGGGGCGATCGCTCAAGCGATTCGTTGCTGTATTACAGCCTATACTCCCGAAAGACTGAGGATCGGTGCGATCGCGCTAGGATTAGCAGGGGTAGGACGGGCTGCGGATCGTCTGGTCATTGTAGAGATAGTGGCTCAGTTACAGCAAGACGCTAGTTTACCCATTCTTTGGGATATTTTACCAGAAAATATGATTATTACCCACGATGCCGCGATCGCACTGGTGGGGGGACTGGGTTCGCCGGTGGGAATCGTTGCGATCGCCGGGACGGGTTCTCTGATTTTTGGGCAAAATCAACTAGGGGAAACAAGGCGGGTTTGGGGTTGGGGTGCGCGAGTTGGCGATCCGGGAAGTGCCTATTCTATCGCGGTTTCGGGATTAAAAGCGGTTCTAAAAGCACGGGATGGACTCGGAGAAGCCACCCAGTTAGAAACGCTATTTCAAGAGGCTTTACAGTTAGAAAATTCAGATGATTTACTGAGGGTGCTGTATCAAAACTATCAAGATCCTAGCGCGATCGCTGCTTTAGCCCCGTTAATCGATCTTGCGGCTATAAATGGGGATGCTATTGCTATTTCAATTCTCCAAGCCGCTATACAAGACTTTTTTAAAGCTACCCTAATAGTGAAAGCTCAGTTATTTTCCTTAGAAAAGGTTGTATCAGTTGTCACAATAGGCAGCGTTTGGCAAGGAAAAGCAGGGATAAGACAACAGTTTATCGCCCAATTGCAGCAGCAAACACCCTCAATTCAAGTCGTGGAACCTTGTCACGAAGCCGCTTATGGCGCGGGTTTGCTAGCGTTGGCAAGTTTAGGCAAAAAAAGCGATCGCAGTTTACGGAATTGTCCCGATTAA
- a CDS encoding HD family hydrolase, whose product MSNALEQQIAFIIEIDKLKQVLRQTLLTDSSRRENSAEHSWHIALMAVILQEYAPPEVDILHAIKLLLIHDLVEIDAGDTFCYDDRGNLDKAEREIKAAERLFGLLPPVQGQQLRQLWDEYEAQETIDSRYAKALDCLQPVLHNQQTQGGTWKLHGVTRDRIMKRISAVKEGAPRLWPFVLQLLDDCEKAGYFRV is encoded by the coding sequence ATGTCTAACGCTCTCGAACAGCAAATTGCTTTTATTATTGAAATCGATAAACTCAAACAGGTTTTGCGCCAAACCCTATTAACCGATAGTTCCCGGCGGGAAAATAGCGCCGAACATTCTTGGCATATTGCCCTAATGGCGGTAATTTTACAAGAATATGCACCGCCGGAAGTGGATATTCTACACGCGATTAAATTATTGCTGATTCATGACTTAGTGGAAATTGATGCAGGCGATACCTTTTGTTATGACGATCGCGGTAACTTAGATAAAGCCGAGCGCGAAATTAAAGCCGCCGAACGCTTGTTTGGCTTGCTTCCCCCAGTACAAGGACAACAGTTGCGCCAACTCTGGGATGAATACGAAGCCCAGGAAACGATTGATTCTCGCTACGCCAAAGCGTTAGACTGTTTGCAGCCCGTCTTGCACAACCAGCAAACCCAAGGGGGAACTTGGAAATTGCATGGGGTAACGCGCGATCGCATTATGAAGCGCATTAGTGCTGTTAAAGAGGGCGCGCCTAGACTTTGGCCGTTTGTCCTACAATTATTAGACGATTGCGAAAAAGCGGGTTATTTCCGGGTATAG